One Campylobacter concisus DNA segment encodes these proteins:
- a CDS encoding TatD family hydrolase: MIIDTHCHLDSKVYDFDLEQILSEARNLGLKGFIIPGADINDLPKAAKIAHEKSDIFFAVGVHPYDKENFNIETLREFAKDKKCVAIGECGLDYYRLPKDEEEKLREKQDQKRVFLAQLDLAVELKKPVILHIREANEDSFNILKEYAPKLEAGAVLHCYNASPLLLELCKFGNFYFGIGGVLTFKNAKNLVEILPKIPFDRVLIETDAPYLTPEPNRGKRNEPAFTTFVAKKIAEILNLEFEVVCKTTSDNAKRLFKCFA, translated from the coding sequence ATGATTATAGATACGCATTGTCATTTGGATAGTAAAGTTTATGATTTTGACCTAGAGCAAATTTTATCTGAAGCTAGAAATTTAGGGCTAAAAGGCTTTATTATCCCTGGAGCTGATATTAATGATTTACCAAAAGCGGCTAAAATAGCGCACGAAAAAAGTGATATTTTCTTTGCCGTTGGAGTTCATCCCTATGATAAAGAGAATTTTAATATTGAAACTTTAAGAGAATTTGCCAAAGACAAAAAGTGCGTGGCTATCGGTGAATGTGGGCTTGACTACTACCGCTTGCCAAAAGATGAAGAAGAAAAGCTAAGAGAAAAGCAAGATCAAAAACGTGTTTTTTTAGCTCAACTTGATTTGGCTGTTGAGTTAAAAAAACCCGTTATCCTCCACATCAGAGAGGCTAATGAGGACTCTTTTAACATTTTAAAAGAGTATGCACCAAAGCTTGAAGCTGGAGCGGTTTTGCATTGTTATAATGCTTCGCCACTTCTTTTGGAGCTTTGTAAATTTGGGAATTTTTACTTTGGCATAGGCGGCGTTTTGACATTTAAAAACGCTAAGAATTTAGTTGAAATTCTGCCAAAAATTCCTTTTGATAGGGTATTGATAGAGACTGACGCTCCATATCTCACACCAGAACCAAATCGTGGTAAGAGAAATGAGCCGGCGTTTACGACATTTGTTGCTAAAAAGATAGCTGAAATTTTAAACCTTGAATTTGAAGTAGTTTGTAAAACGACTTCAGATAATGCCAAAAGGTTATTTAAGTGCTTTGCCTAA
- a CDS encoding lytic transglycosylase domain-containing protein has protein sequence MKAMLKIFLLFACSTLLLANAPEKSSYDTQVKILKELDIDASFMKTSHYAKMRQGIQNSQVRTFTDALKNGYMYIPMIKEQIKKSGVPESFFYLAMIESGFSNHTVSNAKATGMWQFMEQTAKIHGLKVGQYTDERKDPVESTVAATNYLRSLKNQFGKWYLAAMAYNCGDGALKKAIQKAGTDDLVTLLDSEKKYLPAETRNFIIKILRAAYIAKDADFLISKESSLLNINGGLRLTKVKVPGGTNLAQIGDSIGLSTKKMKSNNPHLKFVFTPPTLKDYYVYIPENKKQLFSDNFKPFNGKNNFYAYTVKKGETLLSISKKTGVSHRAIKDYNELSTNAVSYNQKLIIPFSTQNKSHNYVVQTGDTIASLSKKFNVSEKDIKDANSLASSNLNVGANIVIP, from the coding sequence ATGAAAGCAATGCTTAAGATATTTTTATTATTTGCATGTAGCACCTTGCTACTAGCAAACGCCCCTGAGAAGAGCTCTTATGACACTCAGGTTAAAATTTTAAAAGAGCTAGACATCGATGCTAGCTTTATGAAAACTTCTCACTATGCAAAGATGAGACAAGGCATACAAAACTCACAGGTAAGAACATTTACAGATGCCTTGAAAAATGGCTATATGTATATACCAATGATTAAAGAGCAGATCAAAAAATCAGGCGTACCTGAGTCATTTTTCTACCTAGCGATGATAGAGTCAGGCTTTTCAAATCACACTGTCTCAAACGCTAAAGCTACTGGTATGTGGCAGTTTATGGAGCAAACAGCAAAAATTCACGGCCTAAAAGTAGGACAATACACCGATGAGAGAAAAGATCCGGTTGAATCAACTGTAGCCGCTACAAACTACCTAAGATCACTTAAAAATCAATTTGGCAAATGGTACTTGGCAGCAATGGCATATAACTGTGGCGATGGTGCGTTAAAAAAAGCTATACAAAAAGCTGGCACAGACGATCTTGTAACACTTCTTGATTCTGAGAAAAAATACCTCCCAGCTGAGACTAGAAATTTTATCATTAAAATTTTAAGAGCGGCATATATAGCAAAAGATGCGGACTTTTTGATATCTAAAGAGTCATCTTTGCTAAACATAAATGGTGGATTAAGACTTACGAAAGTAAAAGTGCCAGGCGGTACAAATTTGGCTCAGATAGGCGATAGCATCGGTCTTAGCACAAAAAAGATGAAAAGTAATAACCCACATTTAAAATTTGTATTTACACCTCCAACTTTAAAAGATTATTACGTTTATATCCCTGAAAATAAAAAGCAACTTTTCTCAGATAATTTCAAACCATTTAATGGCAAAAATAACTTCTATGCATACACTGTAAAAAAAGGCGAGACCTTGCTTTCTATCTCTAAAAAGACAGGCGTTAGCCACAGAGCGATCAAGGACTACAACGAGCTTAGCACAAACGCAGTAAGTTATAATCAAAAACTAATAATCCCTTTTTCTACTCAAAACAAATCTCACAACTACGTAGTTCAAACAGGCGATACAATCGCATCTTTATCAAAGAAATTTAATGTAAGTGAAAAAGATATAAAAGATGCAAATTCTTTGGCTAGTTCAAATTTAAATGTCGGAGCAAATATTGTCATACCGTAA
- a CDS encoding septal ring lytic transglycosylase RlpA family protein, protein MSYRKSLNFYLGLSFTLLITGCSWSGAPFTPSGPTNVRGNNSASVQKATMRPYTINGKTYYPTVVSVGDKASGTASWYGPNFHGKTTSNGEVYNMYNMTAAHKTLPMNTILKVTNLRNQKSVIVRVNDRGPFVADRVLDLSKAAAMKLDVIGTGTAPVSMEVIGFNEDINAVTTASAQPTKPTSTGIKVPNPVSPTAPVGGIVISSEQRVVGGDFMVQIGSFKNLEGANRYQREHKSIDGYRSVVKTFTIDGSTIYRVFLNGFRSEDEARDYARSGKFQGAFIVRG, encoded by the coding sequence TTGTCATACCGTAAGAGCCTAAATTTCTACTTAGGACTAAGTTTTACACTTCTAATCACTGGTTGTTCTTGGAGCGGGGCTCCATTTACTCCAAGTGGCCCAACTAATGTAAGAGGCAACAACTCCGCCTCAGTTCAAAAAGCAACAATGAGACCATACACCATAAATGGCAAAACCTACTACCCAACCGTCGTAAGTGTCGGCGATAAAGCTAGCGGAACGGCAAGCTGGTATGGTCCAAATTTTCACGGCAAAACGACCTCAAATGGCGAAGTTTATAATATGTATAATATGACTGCGGCGCATAAGACTTTGCCGATGAATACAATACTTAAAGTAACAAATTTAAGAAATCAAAAAAGTGTTATCGTGCGTGTAAATGACAGAGGACCTTTTGTGGCTGACAGGGTGCTTGACCTTTCAAAAGCAGCTGCGATGAAGCTTGATGTCATCGGCACTGGCACAGCTCCAGTTAGTATGGAGGTTATCGGCTTTAATGAAGACATCAACGCTGTTACAACCGCTAGCGCACAACCAACAAAACCAACAAGCACTGGCATAAAAGTGCCAAATCCAGTCTCTCCAACGGCCCCTGTTGGCGGCATCGTGATCTCATCAGAGCAACGCGTTGTGGGTGGAGATTTTATGGTACAAATTGGCTCGTTTAAAAACCTTGAAGGCGCAAACAGATACCAAAGAGAGCATAAAAGTATAGATGGTTATAGATCAGTCGTTAAGACATTTACGATAGATGGCTCAACCATTTATAGGGTATTTTTAAATGGTTTTAGAAGCGAGGACGAGGCTAGGGATTACGCAAGAAGCGGTAAATTCCAAGGTGCATTTATAGTAAGAGGTTAG
- the hisB gene encoding imidazoleglycerol-phosphate dehydratase HisB, protein MLELTRNTKETQISMKLKIYGSGVAKISTGIGFFDHMLEAFTKHSLLDLEISCKGDTHVDFHHSVEDVGIVLGQLLKETLYPLSGVERFGEASVVMDEAAVFCALDLSNRAYLVYENFNENAKVGEFDTELVEEFFRAVAINSAITLHLNQIRGKNTHHIIEATFKSFAVALRRALAKNARIGTPSTKGVL, encoded by the coding sequence ATTTTAGAACTAACTAGAAACACAAAAGAGACGCAAATCTCAATGAAGCTCAAAATTTACGGCTCTGGGGTTGCGAAGATAAGCACAGGCATTGGCTTTTTTGACCATATGCTTGAAGCATTTACAAAGCACTCTTTGCTTGATCTTGAAATTTCATGCAAGGGCGACACGCATGTGGATTTTCACCACAGCGTTGAGGATGTAGGCATAGTTTTGGGCCAGCTTTTAAAAGAGACCTTGTATCCTTTAAGCGGTGTTGAGAGGTTTGGCGAGGCGAGCGTTGTTATGGATGAGGCGGCTGTTTTTTGCGCGCTAGATCTTAGCAACAGAGCTTATCTTGTATATGAAAATTTTAATGAAAATGCCAAAGTTGGCGAGTTTGACACTGAGCTTGTAGAGGAGTTTTTTAGAGCTGTTGCTATAAATTCAGCCATAACTCTTCATCTAAATCAAATTCGTGGCAAAAATACTCATCACATCATCGAAGCAACATTTAAATCATTTGCCGTAGCACTCCGCAGAGCGCTTGCCAAAAACGCAAGGATCGGCACTCCAAGCACTAAGGGCGTTTTATGA
- a CDS encoding KdsC family phosphatase, whose protein sequence is MIEIIFLDVDGCLTDGKIIYNANGEELKFFDVKDGYAIESWLKLGKKVAIITGRKSAIVERRAEDLKINHVYQGVGDKFEVASEILKFEGLSFKNAAAIGDDYNDYKILDAVAWSFKPKDAIKELDVKTKLKHKGGNGAVREMIEMIIKSENLYDEWSKRWL, encoded by the coding sequence ATGATAGAAATTATATTTTTAGACGTTGATGGGTGCCTCACTGATGGCAAGATCATCTACAATGCAAACGGCGAAGAGCTTAAATTTTTTGATGTAAAAGATGGCTACGCGATAGAGAGCTGGCTAAAGCTTGGCAAAAAGGTGGCTATCATCACTGGTAGAAAGTCGGCTATCGTTGAGCGAAGGGCTGAGGATCTAAAGATAAACCACGTCTATCAAGGCGTTGGCGATAAATTTGAAGTGGCAAGCGAGATACTAAAATTTGAAGGACTTAGCTTCAAAAACGCAGCAGCTATCGGCGATGACTATAATGACTATAAAATTTTAGACGCAGTTGCATGGAGCTTTAAGCCAAAAGATGCCATTAAAGAGCTTGATGTAAAGACAAAGCTAAAGCACAAAGGTGGCAATGGTGCTGTTAGAGAGATGATCGAGATGATCATAAAATCAGAAAATTTATATGACGAGTGGTCTAAGCGTTGGTTGTAA
- the lptC gene encoding LPS export ABC transporter periplasmic protein LptC — MVVKIFYFVVAIFSAVMIFLAAQDPYLANVLKVDTKISNMQVNDVVDYEINSTKISGVYESDELNRYSDRDEFLDFKARIIRGNLRHFLSSDKAISQNDEIIFQKNANYENNDSLKFKSDEVIYNTKTKIVRSEANFTITRNGDKALGDSGSYDLGKKQTQIKGLKAWVEEKQRF, encoded by the coding sequence TTGGTTGTAAAAATTTTCTACTTCGTCGTGGCTATTTTTAGTGCTGTGATGATATTTTTAGCAGCTCAAGACCCATACTTAGCAAACGTGCTAAAGGTTGATACAAAGATATCAAATATGCAGGTAAATGACGTGGTTGATTACGAGATAAACTCAACTAAGATAAGCGGAGTTTATGAGAGTGACGAGCTAAACAGATATAGTGACAGGGATGAGTTTTTAGACTTTAAAGCGAGAATTATAAGGGGAAATTTAAGACATTTTCTAAGCTCAGACAAGGCTATCTCGCAAAACGATGAGATAATCTTTCAAAAAAATGCAAACTATGAAAACAACGATAGTTTGAAATTTAAAAGCGATGAAGTTATATATAACACAAAGACAAAAATAGTAAGATCAGAGGCAAATTTCACCATCACTAGAAATGGCGACAAAGCACTAGGCGATAGCGGAAGCTACGATCTTGGTAAAAAACAAACGCAGATAAAAGGGTTAAAGGCATGGGTAGAAGAGAAACAGCGATTTTAG
- the lptA gene encoding lipopolysaccharide transport periplasmic protein LptA — protein MGRRETAILAMILGFTFLNAEQVEITSNDFFADENKQISEFVGNVNIKKGSYDELKANKVVVHFDKKRQPVKYVATGNARAKIFMKDKHYEGKGDTLTYEPAKQIYTVTGNGYLHEVETDKNVYGDKIVVNQKDGTYSVNSDEKKPVKFIFQIEDKTK, from the coding sequence ATGGGTAGAAGAGAAACAGCGATTTTAGCGATGATTTTGGGCTTTACATTTTTAAATGCAGAGCAGGTTGAAATCACTTCAAACGATTTTTTCGCAGATGAAAACAAGCAGATCAGCGAATTTGTAGGCAATGTAAATATCAAAAAAGGCTCATACGATGAGCTAAAGGCAAACAAAGTCGTTGTGCATTTTGATAAAAAGCGCCAACCAGTAAAATATGTAGCCACAGGCAACGCTAGAGCTAAAATTTTCATGAAAGATAAGCACTATGAAGGCAAGGGCGATACGCTCACATATGAGCCTGCAAAGCAGATATACACAGTAACTGGCAACGGCTATTTGCATGAGGTAGAGACTGATAAAAATGTCTATGGTGACAAGATCGTGGTTAATCAAAAAGATGGCACATATAGCGTAAATAGCGACGAGAAAAAGCCGGTTAAATTTATCTTTCAAATAGAGGATAAAACCAAGTGA
- the yihA gene encoding ribosome biogenesis GTP-binding protein YihA/YsxC, whose translation MIRALSAKFITSSPSIKEAPSFVTSEVVFLGRSNVGKSSLINALVNQKNLAKSSSTPGKTQLINFFEAEFCEEKEESEKEKFKLILVDLPGFGYAKVAKSKHDEWRKNLDEFLKFRSDIRLFIHLIDARHFDLDIDVNVDSYLKSFLRADQKILNLYTKSDKLNQSQKSAIMKFDPSGILVSTLSKSGIDKAREAIINHALGR comes from the coding sequence GTGATAAGAGCCTTGAGCGCTAAATTTATCACTTCAAGCCCAAGCATAAAAGAGGCTCCAAGCTTTGTGACAAGCGAGGTGGTCTTTTTGGGCAGGTCAAATGTGGGTAAAAGCAGCCTCATAAACGCACTTGTCAATCAAAAAAATTTAGCCAAAAGCTCATCAACTCCTGGTAAAACGCAGCTTATAAATTTCTTTGAGGCTGAGTTTTGTGAGGAAAAAGAAGAGAGTGAAAAAGAGAAATTTAAACTCATCTTAGTCGATCTACCAGGCTTTGGCTACGCAAAAGTGGCAAAGTCAAAACATGATGAGTGGCGTAAAAATTTAGATGAGTTTTTGAAATTTAGAAGCGACATCAGACTTTTTATACATCTAATCGATGCCAGGCACTTTGACCTAGACATCGACGTAAACGTGGATTCTTACCTAAAAAGCTTTTTAAGAGCTGATCAAAAAATCTTAAATTTATACACAAAAAGCGACAAGCTAAATCAAAGCCAAAAGAGTGCGATAATGAAATTTGACCCAAGCGGCATTTTGGTCTCAACACTCAGCAAAAGCGGCATCGACAAGGCACGGGAAGCTATCATAAACCACGCTCTTGGTAGGTAA
- the mrdA gene encoding penicillin-binding protein 2, translated as MRMRIVFGVIALFWIMLLGRIYHLSVNSNTYYNEIAEQNAIKTIYIPPVRGIIFDAHDKPMAVNRLGFSIYVKPHLSANKKVKILDDELAYIGSLFGDLNVTKLKNEYIKNDSAYNQDFINVVEFVDYDKFLPFFAPLSLRENLEIRPASKRHYPYNDLASHIIGYVGRANQKDMENDPLTKLTNYIGRSGVERFYNPILQGIQGFKKIKVNALNEEIEQVSYQAPQSQNIKLAVDLELQQFVADVFGKDAGSVIVMSLKDGAIIAAGSFPEYDLNPFVLGISQAEWEELVKNVDHPFTNKLINGLYPPGSVVKMGMALAFLDNGMSKYDSFFCSGSYELGGRKFRCWNSHGHGTVNMNTAIRESCDDYFYKGSQKIGIDAIVPILERMGFGRKTEVDLPNEFVGTLPSREWKMRKYGKAWFQGETLITSIGQGNFLVTPMQVAKYTAGLATGLNVTPHFLKSIDGKDVDFTPTDDAFTPFEKSQLPAIRHAMYEVANHPRGTANRHFVGSLVKVAAKTGTAQVVGISQTEKKRMKEEDMAYLQRSHAWMTTYAPFEDPQYVITMVVEHGGHGGSAAGPKISQIYNKLVEMGYIKLDNVQAEKEKK; from the coding sequence ATGAGGATGCGTATCGTTTTTGGCGTGATCGCTCTTTTTTGGATCATGCTTTTGGGGCGGATTTACCACCTAAGTGTCAATTCAAATACCTACTACAACGAGATCGCCGAGCAAAATGCGATAAAAACTATCTACATCCCGCCAGTTAGAGGCATCATCTTTGATGCGCACGACAAGCCTATGGCGGTCAATCGTCTTGGCTTTTCTATCTATGTAAAGCCGCACCTTAGCGCAAACAAAAAGGTGAAAATTTTAGACGATGAGCTAGCCTACATCGGCTCGCTATTTGGTGATCTAAATGTCACCAAGCTTAAAAATGAATATATAAAAAACGACTCAGCCTACAACCAAGACTTTATAAACGTGGTCGAATTTGTTGATTATGATAAATTTTTGCCATTTTTTGCACCACTTTCTCTTCGTGAAAATTTAGAGATAAGACCCGCATCAAAACGCCACTATCCATACAATGACCTAGCTTCTCACATCATCGGCTATGTCGGCAGGGCAAACCAAAAAGATATGGAAAACGACCCCTTGACAAAGCTTACAAACTATATTGGCAGAAGCGGCGTAGAGCGCTTTTATAACCCGATCTTGCAAGGAATTCAAGGTTTTAAAAAGATCAAGGTAAATGCACTAAATGAAGAGATCGAGCAGGTGAGCTATCAAGCGCCACAAAGTCAAAACATAAAGCTCGCCGTAGATCTTGAACTGCAGCAGTTTGTCGCTGATGTATTTGGTAAAGATGCAGGAAGCGTCATAGTTATGAGCCTAAAAGATGGCGCTATAATCGCAGCAGGAAGCTTTCCTGAGTATGATCTAAATCCTTTTGTGCTTGGAATTTCTCAGGCTGAGTGGGAAGAGCTTGTAAAAAACGTCGATCACCCATTTACAAATAAGCTGATAAACGGCCTCTATCCGCCAGGATCTGTCGTAAAAATGGGTATGGCTCTTGCCTTTTTAGACAATGGCATGAGCAAATATGATAGCTTTTTTTGCAGTGGATCGTATGAGCTTGGAGGGCGTAAATTTCGCTGCTGGAACTCGCATGGTCATGGCACAGTCAATATGAACACTGCCATTAGAGAGAGCTGCGATGACTATTTTTACAAGGGTAGCCAAAAGATCGGCATAGATGCCATTGTGCCGATACTTGAGCGCATGGGCTTTGGTAGAAAAACGGAGGTTGATTTGCCAAATGAGTTTGTAGGGACGCTGCCAAGTAGGGAGTGGAAGATGAGGAAGTATGGCAAGGCGTGGTTTCAAGGCGAGACGCTTATCACCTCTATCGGACAGGGAAATTTTCTAGTCACGCCTATGCAGGTGGCTAAATACACAGCAGGCCTTGCAACTGGGCTAAATGTGACGCCACATTTTTTAAAGAGTATCGATGGCAAGGATGTTGATTTTACGCCAACAGATGATGCTTTTACGCCGTTTGAAAAGTCGCAGCTACCTGCCATTAGGCATGCAATGTACGAGGTGGCAAATCACCCAAGAGGTACGGCAAATAGGCACTTTGTGGGAAGTCTTGTAAAGGTTGCGGCAAAGACCGGAACAGCTCAGGTCGTTGGCATCTCGCAAACTGAAAAGAAACGTATGAAAGAAGAAGATATGGCGTATCTGCAAAGATCTCACGCGTGGATGACGACCTATGCACCTTTTGAGGATCCACAATATGTCATAACGATGGTTGTCGAACACGGCGGTCACGGCGGTAGCGCTGCTGGACCAAAAATCTCTCAAATTTATAACAAGCTAGTTGAAATGGGATATATAAAACTAGATAATGTTCAGGCTGAGAAAGAGAAGAAATAA
- the rpsR gene encoding 30S ribosomal protein S18, whose amino-acid sequence MAEKRKYSRKYCKFTEAKIDFIDYKDTSLLKYCLSERFKIMPRRLTGTSKRYQEMVEKAIKRARHAAIIPYIVDRKDVASNPFEGL is encoded by the coding sequence ATGGCAGAAAAAAGAAAATATTCACGCAAATATTGCAAATTTACAGAAGCAAAGATTGATTTTATAGACTATAAAGATACTTCACTTTTAAAGTATTGCTTGTCAGAGAGATTTAAAATCATGCCAAGACGCCTAACTGGCACATCAAAAAGATACCAAGAGATGGTAGAAAAAGCGATCAAGAGAGCTCGCCACGCAGCTATCATACCTTACATAGTTGATCGCAAAGACGTAGCTTCAAACCCTTTTGAAGGTCTATAA
- a CDS encoding single-stranded DNA-binding protein yields MFNKVVLVGNLTRDIELRYTTSGVAIGNSSIAVTRKITSNGERRDETCFIDISFFGKSAEIANQYLNKGSKLLIEGRLKFDQWTDNNGQNRSKHSIAVESMEMLGSNNQTQQGGYSMNSQNSGGYGQQGGYQNNQYNRQQEARPQAAPQRKQESYSEVPDIDVDADSFNNEEIPF; encoded by the coding sequence ATGTTCAATAAAGTAGTATTAGTTGGAAATTTAACCAGAGATATAGAGCTTAGATATACTACTAGCGGCGTTGCCATAGGAAATTCTAGTATAGCTGTGACACGCAAAATCACCTCAAATGGGGAAAGAAGAGATGAGACTTGCTTTATTGATATATCATTTTTTGGCAAGAGTGCAGAGATAGCAAACCAATATCTCAACAAGGGATCAAAGCTGCTTATCGAAGGAAGACTTAAATTTGATCAGTGGACCGACAATAACGGACAAAATCGCTCAAAACACTCTATCGCCGTTGAAAGCATGGAAATGCTTGGCTCAAATAACCAAACGCAACAAGGCGGATACTCTATGAATAGCCAAAATAGCGGCGGCTACGGACAGCAAGGCGGATATCAAAATAACCAATATAACCGCCAACAAGAAGCTAGACCACAAGCTGCGCCACAAAGAAAGCAAGAGAGTTATTCAGAAGTTCCTGATATAGACGTTGATGCTGATAGCTTCAACAATGAAGAAATACCGTTTTAA
- the rpsF gene encoding 30S ribosomal protein S6 has protein sequence MKHYELLFILKPTLTEEEVKAKVDFVKEVITKNGGEIATVVEMGTRKLAYTIKKYERGTYFVIYYKAPPALLAELTRNVRITEDIIRFLSVKYENKREIAAWERLCKGIKQTIKKEPREPRAPREPRAEKVDEQTFTEE, from the coding sequence ATGAAACATTACGAGCTTTTATTTATTCTTAAGCCGACATTGACGGAAGAGGAAGTTAAAGCTAAGGTTGATTTCGTAAAAGAAGTCATAACAAAAAACGGCGGCGAGATCGCTACTGTCGTTGAGATGGGCACTAGAAAACTAGCTTATACCATCAAAAAATATGAGCGTGGAACATATTTTGTTATCTACTACAAAGCTCCACCAGCACTTCTTGCAGAGCTTACAAGAAACGTAAGAATCACAGAAGATATCATAAGATTTTTAAGCGTTAAATATGAAAACAAACGCGAAATCGCAGCTTGGGAAAGACTTTGCAAAGGTATCAAGCAAACTATAAAAAAAGAACCTCGCGAGCCAAGAGCACCACGCGAGCCAAGAGCTGAAAAAGTAGACGAGCAAACATTTACAGAAGAATAA
- the holA gene encoding DNA polymerase III subunit delta encodes MYRKDLELNLANANLSNYFLLFGADEFQIELFGKEILSIYASEDANLLSLYFDEYNYTQASSHLSEQSLFGGKNILYVKSDKKIPSKELKELISLCSKSHDNYFLFELYEADMKLVFDTQKAFGANFARFFKPSNPDEAINLLAKSSAKIGLNITKNALYELYFTHNENLYLAASELTKLKSLNTHIEQDDVKRLVFGLGGINFDDFFNKFMALKDIKNDFFTYLEDPNFNEILLLNSLYKAFFRLFKIYSYIKINGRLNLDEAIGYQPPVNVANLLKANSLKLSFNAYLEIFKTLNLAELELKTNTKMDKEIFVLSTILNLQHLISTANIK; translated from the coding sequence ATGTATAGAAAAGATTTGGAGCTAAATTTAGCAAATGCAAATTTAAGCAATTACTTCTTGCTTTTTGGCGCGGATGAGTTTCAGATAGAGCTTTTTGGCAAGGAAATTTTAAGCATTTATGCAAGCGAAGATGCAAATTTATTAAGCCTTTATTTTGACGAGTACAACTACACACAAGCAAGCTCTCACCTAAGCGAGCAGTCGCTTTTTGGCGGCAAAAATATCCTCTATGTAAAAAGCGACAAAAAGATCCCATCAAAAGAGCTAAAAGAGCTCATCTCGCTTTGCTCAAAAAGCCATGACAACTACTTTTTGTTTGAGCTTTATGAGGCCGATATGAAGCTAGTTTTTGATACGCAAAAGGCTTTTGGGGCAAATTTTGCTAGATTTTTCAAGCCATCAAACCCAGATGAAGCGATAAATTTACTAGCCAAAAGCTCAGCTAAAATAGGCCTAAACATAACCAAAAACGCACTTTATGAGCTTTATTTTACACATAATGAAAATTTATACCTTGCAGCAAGCGAACTTACAAAACTAAAGAGCCTAAACACCCACATCGAACAAGACGATGTAAAAAGGCTTGTTTTTGGACTTGGTGGGATAAATTTTGATGATTTTTTCAATAAATTTATGGCTCTAAAAGATATAAAAAACGACTTTTTTACCTATTTAGAAGATCCAAATTTTAATGAAATTTTACTTCTAAACTCACTTTATAAAGCATTTTTTAGGCTGTTTAAAATTTACTCTTACATAAAGATAAATGGCCGCTTAAATTTAGACGAAGCGATAGGCTATCAGCCACCTGTAAATGTGGCAAATTTACTAAAAGCAAATAGCTTAAAGCTAAGTTTTAATGCCTATTTAGAGATATTTAAAACGCTAAATTTAGCCGAACTAGAGCTAAAAACAAATACAAAAATGGATAAAGAAATTTTCGTTTTATCAACCATTTTAAACCTCCAGCACCTCATATCAACAGCAAATATTAAGTAA